One genomic window of Deinococcus deserti VCD115 includes the following:
- a CDS encoding 3'-5' exonuclease — translation MPELPDATLSGHDPTPGIVSVHATMNGQALVWRRTPDGVILERDSFRPWVYARNLDDLQHLGEQLSVDDAAAPLSVETLQGPPGSYRYLLTARDGRTLHQAILYGSRLRRAPASRIQDLGYIAPGVTEQYLMASGRTYFKGLQYDDLHRLQFDLETTSLTPDTGRIFMIAVRDTRGLRTLLEARRPAQEADMIRSLVQLIRERDPDVIENHNIHRFDLPFLHYRAQVHGIPLNFGRTGGTPEIWQVSDGSRQQWLCSGREIMDTLDAVRRLGLPSAGLKAAAQHFGLAPEGRVYLEGSAIVDTYRDDPNTVRRYAHQDVEEVDALSRKVLASSFALARMAPRPFHRLPTAGPATGVLEPMLIRAYLRARAALPARESAVEEPHRGGAVHLFVEGVINHVVKADVASMYPSLIRSERIGPARDHLGVFLHLMDRLTALRLEHKAAARRGESGEHDAMQSAMKLIVNAGYGYLGAGRLSLFADRAAADRVTKRGREVLATVLRGLKQRGVTLIEADTDGVYFATPSAWSEHEARALISEVSGLLPAGVTLEFDGRAQAMLSHEVKNYALLRYDGTLDVSGAAFESSRSEEYGRGFLQRALTYLLKGDVAGVHRTFQDTMTALETRQFRNEDVARRVRMTKSMEAYRLSREARKDSVYEALLASGYSWQVGDRIRVYHRSAQGLRVLENPLDCDYDIRHYTGQLLTGYASRLRKAFRPEEFTQVFPQGHQPGLFDLPLHAIHTIWRPVVAPEVVLGEPDPDFNPKQGR, via the coding sequence ATGCCTGAGCTCCCGGACGCGACACTCTCTGGACACGACCCGACACCGGGTATTGTGTCTGTTCACGCGACCATGAATGGTCAGGCGCTGGTGTGGCGCCGCACCCCGGATGGCGTGATTCTGGAACGTGACTCGTTCAGGCCATGGGTCTACGCGCGCAACCTTGACGATCTGCAGCATCTCGGCGAACAGCTTTCCGTTGACGACGCAGCGGCGCCACTGAGCGTCGAGACACTCCAGGGCCCACCCGGCAGTTACCGTTACCTGCTGACTGCGCGCGACGGCCGGACGCTGCATCAGGCCATCCTGTACGGCTCGCGCCTCCGCAGGGCGCCCGCCAGCAGGATTCAGGATCTGGGGTATATCGCTCCAGGCGTCACCGAGCAGTACCTCATGGCGTCAGGCCGGACGTACTTCAAAGGCCTGCAGTACGACGACCTGCATCGCCTGCAGTTTGACCTGGAGACCACCAGCCTGACCCCGGACACCGGGCGCATCTTCATGATCGCCGTGCGCGACACCCGGGGGCTGCGCACTTTGCTCGAAGCGCGCCGCCCGGCGCAGGAAGCCGACATGATCCGCTCCCTGGTGCAGCTCATTCGGGAGCGTGACCCGGACGTGATTGAAAACCACAACATCCACCGCTTTGACCTGCCGTTTCTGCATTACCGCGCGCAGGTGCATGGCATTCCCCTGAACTTCGGCCGCACAGGAGGAACACCGGAAATCTGGCAGGTTTCGGACGGTTCGCGGCAGCAGTGGCTGTGCTCAGGCCGCGAGATTATGGACACGCTTGATGCGGTCCGACGGCTCGGCCTGCCATCGGCGGGTCTCAAAGCTGCCGCGCAGCACTTCGGGCTTGCTCCTGAAGGACGGGTCTATTTGGAAGGCTCAGCCATTGTCGACACTTACCGGGATGATCCGAACACGGTGAGGCGCTATGCACATCAGGATGTCGAGGAGGTCGACGCTCTTTCCAGGAAGGTTCTGGCGTCCTCGTTTGCTCTGGCGCGCATGGCGCCGCGACCCTTTCACCGCCTGCCGACTGCCGGACCTGCCACTGGCGTGCTCGAACCCATGCTGATCCGGGCTTACCTGAGAGCGCGGGCGGCGCTACCGGCCAGGGAAAGCGCGGTTGAAGAACCGCACCGGGGCGGAGCGGTTCACCTGTTCGTCGAAGGCGTCATCAACCATGTCGTCAAGGCGGACGTGGCCAGCATGTATCCCAGCCTGATCCGCTCGGAGCGCATCGGACCGGCCAGGGACCACCTGGGAGTCTTTCTGCACCTGATGGACCGGCTGACTGCCCTCAGGCTCGAGCACAAGGCGGCGGCGCGGCGCGGGGAAAGTGGTGAGCACGACGCCATGCAGAGCGCCATGAAGCTGATTGTGAATGCCGGGTACGGATACCTGGGTGCTGGGCGGCTCTCCCTGTTTGCTGACCGGGCGGCGGCCGACCGCGTGACAAAGAGGGGAAGAGAAGTCCTGGCCACGGTTCTTCGTGGCCTGAAACAGCGCGGGGTGACCCTGATTGAAGCAGACACCGACGGGGTGTACTTTGCTACGCCTTCGGCATGGTCCGAACACGAAGCGCGCGCGCTGATCAGTGAGGTGAGTGGCCTGCTTCCTGCCGGCGTCACCCTGGAATTTGACGGCAGGGCGCAGGCCATGCTCAGTCATGAAGTCAAGAATTATGCCCTGCTCCGGTACGACGGTACTCTGGACGTGAGCGGGGCAGCCTTCGAGTCGAGTCGAAGTGAGGAATACGGGCGGGGCTTTCTTCAGCGTGCCCTGACATACCTGCTGAAAGGAGACGTTGCCGGAGTCCACCGCACTTTCCAGGACACCATGACCGCCTTGGAGACCCGGCAGTTCCGGAATGAGGATGTGGCCCGTCGCGTGCGCATGACCAAAAGCATGGAGGCGTACCGCCTGAGCCGAGAGGCACGGAAAGACAGCGTGTACGAGGCTCTTCTTGCTTCAGGCTATAGCTGGCAGGTCGGGGACCGGATCCGCGTGTATCACCGGTCAGCACAAGGACTCCGGGTCCTGGAGAACCCGCTGGACTGTGACTACGACATCCGGCACTACACGGGACAGCTGCTGACCGGCTATGCTTCGCGCCTGCGCAAGGCGTTCAGACCCGAAGAGTTCACGCAGGTGTTTCCCCAGGGGCATCAGCCAGGACTGTTTGATCTCCCGCTGCATGCGATTCACACCATCTGGAGGCCCGTTGTCGCGCCCGAAGTGGTGCTGGGAGAGCCTGATCCGGACTTTAATCCGAAACAGGGGAGATGA
- a CDS encoding response regulator: protein MFNVLMVEDNAADVVLMEVALEEFRPNVTLYVVNDGVEALQFVRGEGLYADAPRPHLILLDGNTPRKSAVEVLNEVRHDAGTLDLPVVVFSSSSVPADVERSLQAGANAYLTKPVGLSEFTDAVHSTLDFWWSKLNLSDT, encoded by the coding sequence GTGTTTAACGTCCTGATGGTGGAAGACAACGCTGCAGATGTCGTCCTCATGGAAGTCGCGCTGGAGGAGTTTCGCCCGAACGTCACCCTCTATGTGGTCAACGACGGGGTGGAAGCTCTGCAGTTCGTGCGAGGGGAGGGCCTGTATGCAGACGCGCCCCGCCCGCATCTGATACTGCTTGACGGCAATACACCGCGCAAAAGTGCGGTGGAAGTACTGAATGAAGTGCGGCATGACGCAGGCACACTGGACCTGCCGGTGGTGGTCTTCAGCAGCTCCAGTGTGCCCGCCGATGTCGAACGCAGTCTGCAGGCGGGCGCCAACGCCTATCTGACCAAGCCTGTGGGCCTGAGCGAATTTACGGATGCAGTGCACTCCACCCTTGATTTCTGGTGGAGCAAGCTCAACCTCTCGGATACCTGA
- a CDS encoding PAS domain S-box protein, which yields MTVSNSQGNDLLTSDLLSVALDAFIGIDQHGRVIEWNPAAERTFGYTRQEALGQAMNELIIPPAFQAAHQHGMARYLETGLAKVLYQRLRLEAQRRDGEIFPCELVIHEVQIQGARSFIASLRDLTEQVRAETALRKREADHRTLIENTAVGVARVDIEGRWLEVNPAIERFLGYSEAELRGLTFRDVSHPDDLSQHNVGLFSRLVNGEGGTFTLEKRYIRKDGVVVWGSVTVSPVVDPVTGYRSTVAVIHDITDRKRAEEYTERLHRVTADLARALTPEAVLDVTLAEVMPAMGAAAGGALLIDDSEDYLEALGHAGYSEEMERRFSRVPLTMSLPVTDTARTGEPYFLTSQELLERYPHLAGQREQFRSGAGLPLRVGDQITGVLVLSFSDDRLFSGADQTFMTSVADQCAQAIERARLYEVSRISVQRYRSLVETTSRIVWTRSPEGTFDHDQPQWTAFTGQRSPELLGMGWLDAVHPEDRARTADSWQNAVSSGTPYETKYRLRRADGMFRHMHVRAIPLRDDDGTLREWIGVHTDITERLEAELALRESQGRLRFALEAAQLGDWEMSLHDHSFRQSPRHDEIFGYPQGRPHWTYETFLEHVLPEDREDVNRKFTWAMEQEEAWDIECRIRRADGEVRWIWTRGQAQKQPHGRARHMLGIVGDITVLKRAEAEVRALNVTLEQRVRERTQELERSNRDLEQFAYVASHDLQEPLRTVTSYTELLARRYGGQLDEKAEKYMTFTVAAARRMGQLVQDLLDFSRVRAENHQVSRLDPNEVMVTLIRDLEETIEANGAAVSWDNLPAVHADAVQFRQLLQNLIGNGLKFHRDGVAPAVHVSARIEGQSAHFQVQDNGIGIERQYFDRIFAVFQRLHTRDRYQGTGVGLALCKRIVERHGGQIWLDSVPGEGTTFHFTLQLPLTETEAAGV from the coding sequence ATGACCGTCTCAAATTCCCAGGGTAACGACCTGCTGACCAGCGACCTGCTCTCGGTCGCGCTGGATGCGTTTATCGGCATTGATCAGCATGGCCGGGTGATCGAGTGGAATCCTGCGGCAGAGCGGACGTTCGGTTATACACGTCAGGAAGCGCTGGGCCAGGCGATGAATGAGCTCATCATTCCACCCGCTTTCCAGGCGGCCCATCAGCACGGCATGGCCCGGTATCTGGAAACAGGATTAGCGAAAGTGCTGTATCAGCGTCTGCGGCTTGAGGCGCAGCGCCGTGATGGCGAGATCTTTCCCTGCGAACTGGTCATCCATGAAGTCCAGATCCAGGGTGCAAGATCATTCATTGCGTCACTGCGCGACCTGACCGAACAGGTACGCGCGGAAACAGCACTTCGCAAGCGTGAGGCAGACCACCGGACCCTTATCGAGAACACAGCCGTGGGGGTCGCGCGCGTTGACATCGAGGGCCGTTGGCTGGAGGTCAATCCAGCAATCGAGCGCTTCCTTGGATATAGCGAGGCTGAACTGCGGGGCCTGACATTCAGAGATGTCAGCCACCCGGACGACCTGAGTCAGCACAATGTGGGCCTCTTTTCGAGGCTCGTCAACGGTGAGGGCGGTACGTTTACCCTGGAGAAGCGGTACATCCGCAAAGACGGCGTGGTGGTCTGGGGCAGTGTGACGGTCTCTCCAGTGGTCGATCCGGTGACCGGATACCGGTCAACGGTGGCGGTCATTCATGACATCACCGACCGCAAACGCGCCGAGGAGTACACCGAGCGGCTGCACCGGGTCACTGCTGACCTTGCACGTGCACTGACGCCGGAGGCTGTGCTGGACGTCACTCTGGCGGAAGTGATGCCAGCTATGGGCGCCGCTGCTGGAGGGGCTTTGCTGATCGACGACTCTGAAGATTATCTGGAGGCGCTCGGTCATGCCGGATATAGCGAGGAAATGGAACGCCGGTTCAGCCGGGTTCCGCTGACCATGTCCCTCCCTGTTACAGACACTGCCCGCACCGGCGAGCCCTATTTTCTGACCAGTCAGGAGCTCCTGGAACGCTACCCGCACCTCGCGGGGCAGCGTGAACAGTTCAGGAGCGGAGCCGGGCTGCCCCTGCGTGTCGGTGACCAGATCACAGGTGTTCTGGTGCTCAGTTTCAGTGACGACCGGCTCTTCAGCGGCGCCGACCAGACATTCATGACGTCCGTGGCAGACCAGTGTGCACAGGCTATCGAGCGCGCGCGGCTGTACGAGGTTTCGCGCATTAGCGTTCAGCGGTACCGCTCGCTGGTGGAAACCACCAGCCGGATTGTCTGGACCCGTTCGCCTGAGGGCACCTTTGATCACGATCAACCGCAGTGGACAGCGTTCACCGGCCAGCGGAGCCCCGAGCTGCTGGGCATGGGCTGGCTGGACGCCGTCCATCCGGAGGACCGTGCACGAACTGCGGACAGCTGGCAAAACGCTGTCAGCAGCGGCACGCCCTATGAGACCAAGTACCGCCTGCGCCGGGCGGACGGGATGTTCCGGCACATGCATGTGCGCGCCATTCCCCTCCGCGACGACGACGGTACGCTGCGCGAGTGGATTGGGGTCCACACGGACATCACCGAGCGCCTGGAAGCAGAACTGGCGCTGCGCGAAAGCCAGGGACGACTCCGGTTTGCCCTGGAAGCCGCCCAGCTTGGGGACTGGGAGATGAGCCTGCACGATCATTCGTTCAGACAGTCTCCCCGGCACGACGAGATCTTTGGCTATCCGCAGGGGCGTCCCCACTGGACCTACGAAACCTTTCTGGAGCATGTCCTTCCCGAGGACCGTGAGGATGTGAACCGCAAATTCACCTGGGCCATGGAACAGGAAGAGGCCTGGGATATTGAGTGCCGCATCCGCCGCGCAGATGGTGAGGTGCGCTGGATCTGGACGCGCGGCCAGGCTCAAAAGCAACCGCACGGCAGAGCCCGCCATATGCTGGGCATCGTCGGTGACATCACTGTTCTGAAACGCGCTGAGGCTGAGGTGCGTGCGCTGAATGTGACGCTCGAGCAGCGTGTCCGGGAGCGCACCCAGGAACTGGAGCGGTCCAACCGCGACCTGGAACAGTTTGCCTATGTCGCGTCGCATGACCTGCAGGAACCGCTGCGCACGGTCACGAGCTATACCGAACTCCTGGCCCGCCGCTACGGGGGCCAGCTTGACGAAAAAGCCGAGAAGTACATGACATTTACCGTGGCCGCCGCACGGCGTATGGGGCAACTGGTGCAGGACCTGCTTGATTTTTCGCGGGTACGCGCCGAAAATCATCAGGTTTCGAGGCTCGACCCCAATGAAGTGATGGTTACGCTGATCCGCGACCTGGAGGAGACCATTGAAGCCAATGGAGCGGCCGTCAGCTGGGACAACCTGCCTGCAGTGCACGCCGACGCGGTGCAGTTCCGTCAGCTGCTTCAGAACCTGATCGGCAACGGCCTCAAATTCCACCGGGACGGCGTGGCGCCGGCGGTCCATGTCAGTGCCCGGATTGAGGGCCAGTCCGCACATTTTCAGGTTCAGGACAATGGCATCGGAATTGAGCGGCAATATTTCGACCGGATCTTTGCAGTGTTTCAGCGGCTGCACACCCGGGACCGCTACCAGGGAACAGGTGTAGGCCTCGCCCTCTGCAAGCGGATTGTCGAGCGCCATGGTGGACAGATCTGGCTCGACAGCGTCCCGGGTGAGGGCACCACATTCCATTTCACGCTTCAGCTGCCCCTCACAGAAACGGAGGCTGCTGGTGTTTAA
- a CDS encoding response regulator: MDGLLRGCRASGRQGNQSQVLLHGVTIQYQNEDHNKGVMPPQLHLLLVDDNPADMFLAREALQGYSDVLILTTCRSGHEALARLRDPQGPRLDLVVLDINMPGLDGFEVLAALKADPELAPVPVVMLSASCAPQDVERAYGMRASAYVVKADTYPVFLKQIEALVGFWSQCRVIGKPVRPTRAGLLQ; encoded by the coding sequence GTGGACGGTCTTCTGCGTGGCTGCCGCGCTTCAGGCCGTCAAGGGAATCAAAGTCAGGTCCTTCTGCACGGCGTAACCATCCAGTACCAGAATGAAGACCATAATAAAGGGGTCATGCCCCCTCAACTTCATCTCCTGCTTGTGGACGACAATCCGGCAGACATGTTCCTGGCACGTGAAGCCCTTCAGGGGTACTCCGACGTTCTCATTCTTACAACCTGCCGGTCAGGCCATGAGGCCCTGGCCCGCTTGCGCGATCCTCAAGGTCCGCGTTTGGATCTTGTTGTGCTGGACATCAACATGCCCGGTCTGGACGGCTTTGAGGTCCTTGCAGCGCTGAAAGCGGACCCGGAGCTCGCCCCCGTTCCCGTAGTCATGCTGTCGGCATCCTGCGCGCCGCAGGACGTAGAGCGGGCGTATGGCATGCGCGCCAGCGCATATGTCGTAAAAGCAGACACCTATCCCGTCTTCCTGAAGCAGATCGAAGCCCTGGTGGGCTTCTGGAGTCAGTGCCGCGTGATTGGTAAGCCGGTCCGGCCGACCCGTGCCGGGCTTCTCCAGTAG
- a CDS encoding RNA polymerase sigma factor — translation MTRPARSRPRAPARAVAHAPGENEAGGVAVMTPEVQDDPFLDHLDPAEDLESLDEPEEELTGEEPAAEAEDSPSEETWSELVDHPVIVSNDPVRQYLHEIGRVPLLTVTEEIDLARRMEAGQEARTQLETEHELGERERRRLQRTVEDGEHAKQQLIEANLRLVVSIAKKYANRGMGLLDLIQEGNQGLIRGAEKFEYRRGFKFSTYATWWIRQAVNRAIADQARNIRIPVHMVETINKLNRTTRQLQMELSREPSHAETAEAMGPGWDEVKVEETLRLTRDTISLATPVGDEGDSSIADFLPDDRRESPLSRVSSVLMSEALDRTLATLEPREALVIRLRNGLEDGREHTLEEVGKHFGVTRERIRQIENKALRKIKYEQSKRGSLRDYLED, via the coding sequence ATGACGCGTCCCGCCCGTTCCCGTCCCCGCGCACCAGCCCGCGCCGTCGCCCATGCCCCTGGAGAAAATGAGGCTGGTGGAGTCGCTGTCATGACTCCTGAAGTCCAGGATGATCCTTTTCTGGATCATCTCGACCCTGCTGAGGACCTTGAAAGCCTCGATGAGCCTGAAGAGGAACTTACTGGAGAAGAGCCGGCCGCCGAAGCCGAGGACTCACCCAGTGAAGAGACCTGGTCTGAACTTGTTGATCACCCGGTGATCGTCAGCAATGACCCGGTGCGGCAGTACCTGCATGAGATCGGCCGGGTGCCCCTGCTGACGGTGACGGAGGAGATTGATCTGGCCCGCCGCATGGAAGCGGGCCAGGAAGCACGCACTCAGCTTGAGACGGAGCACGAGCTGGGCGAACGCGAACGGCGCCGGCTCCAGCGAACCGTTGAAGACGGCGAACACGCCAAACAGCAGCTGATCGAGGCGAACCTCCGTCTGGTGGTCAGCATCGCCAAAAAGTATGCCAACCGGGGGATGGGCCTGCTGGACCTGATCCAGGAAGGAAATCAGGGCCTGATCCGTGGTGCGGAAAAGTTCGAGTACCGGCGCGGGTTCAAGTTTTCCACCTACGCCACTTGGTGGATCCGGCAGGCGGTCAACCGGGCGATTGCCGATCAGGCCAGGAACATCCGTATCCCGGTGCACATGGTCGAGACCATCAATAAACTCAACCGCACGACGCGGCAACTGCAGATGGAACTGAGCCGCGAGCCCAGCCACGCAGAGACTGCCGAAGCGATGGGCCCCGGATGGGACGAGGTCAAGGTCGAAGAGACCCTTCGTCTGACGCGCGATACCATCAGCCTGGCCACCCCGGTGGGGGACGAAGGAGACTCGTCAATCGCCGACTTCCTTCCGGACGACCGGCGCGAGTCGCCGCTGAGCCGCGTGAGCAGTGTGCTGATGAGTGAGGCCCTCGACCGGACTCTGGCGACCCTCGAACCGCGGGAAGCCCTGGTGATCCGGCTGCGCAATGGGCTGGAGGATGGCCGGGAGCACACCCTGGAAGAAGTGGGCAAGCATTTTGGGGTCACGCGCGAACGCATCCGCCAGATCGAGAACAAGGCGCTGCGGAAAATCAAGTACGAGCAGAGCAAGCGCGGCAGCCTGCGGGATTACCTGGAGGACTAG
- a CDS encoding GntR family transcriptional regulator, translating into MSKYPAIKASLKERLLGSEYLDGHALPSEPQLAREFDVSRMTVRRAIDELEREGYVYRVQGAGTFSTGKRFQQGGFMVSPFADWSAHPSKRTQVIGAGLFPATPEIAGVLNLAVGDDFAFVHRLRWDGETPIVIEKRYIDAQALPDLLSHDLTRVSVHDLLARRAEVPLTRVDQYLEAVNLRPEEASLLQVQPGTAALLMRRTTFSGERRVSYVMYWVRSDRFKFESTFEP; encoded by the coding sequence ATGTCGAAGTACCCAGCCATCAAAGCCTCACTAAAAGAACGCCTGCTGGGGAGCGAGTACCTCGATGGCCACGCCCTGCCCAGCGAACCGCAACTGGCCCGCGAGTTCGATGTCTCGCGCATGACGGTCAGGCGGGCCATTGACGAACTGGAACGCGAAGGATACGTCTACCGCGTTCAGGGAGCCGGTACGTTCTCCACAGGGAAACGGTTTCAGCAGGGCGGCTTCATGGTTTCCCCGTTTGCGGACTGGTCGGCCCACCCCAGCAAACGCACACAGGTCATTGGTGCCGGCCTGTTTCCGGCAACACCTGAAATCGCGGGAGTGCTGAACCTTGCAGTAGGTGACGACTTTGCGTTCGTGCACCGCCTGCGCTGGGACGGTGAGACGCCCATCGTGATCGAGAAGCGCTATATCGACGCCCAGGCCTTACCGGACCTGCTGTCGCACGACCTGACGCGGGTCAGCGTGCACGACCTGCTGGCTCGCCGCGCCGAGGTCCCGCTGACCCGGGTGGATCAGTACCTGGAGGCAGTGAATTTGCGTCCCGAAGAAGCCAGTCTGCTACAGGTGCAGCCCGGTACGGCGGCACTCCTGATGCGCCGGACCACTTTCAGCGGCGAGCGCCGCGTCAGTTACGTGATGTACTGGGTCAGAAGCGACCGTTTCAAGTTCGAGTCCACTTTCGAACCCTGA